In Neodiprion pinetum isolate iyNeoPine1 chromosome 6, iyNeoPine1.2, whole genome shotgun sequence, one genomic interval encodes:
- the LOC124222071 gene encoding transmembrane protein 151B isoform X1: MNQEAEEQRPIPQTLCGALQKEANCKCLVLSVLIYGCLAAVTWCRCANVTKVVIDFLKYPITSTKHVSPCDDGYVYIPVAFMGMLYLVYLVECYHSPIRIDLLHARSQDSILTKLAQLKMAKATIWWKAISYHYVRRKRQITRYRNGDNYTTTQVYYERVNTHAATSFYFYGYCGVKDISKELLLDPKLPITKISLTKGFAFSNMRSATEFEEARSRFFAEQEHRDDYMEMREGLDLGYNFNPTSLVAVLGKPWFTNAYVYWSLSALLLSWPLRIIIECNTQYTDYQITKLFGVNYDAPTANGQPIHASSSQLSAPGSYMLVPSYSEALLMEPAPVPVRSGVSEEPATDMVPSYSEALLYERAYDLQGEVRVEQCPEAAGGSSGGGCECPCHGQVCEAGIPGGSNRSSMEVPEEAQDNCSVGNIGRPCSSCSEEPMSVGHPDPVPRLIGGGSSRGSAEALSQGSESTRTGPQEKPRHIPRENSEPNLRTSSDQLFCGSVPVFGRGAARLSLENILEHDETVESDFGTRAEALILEEDDDFDPRRIAGTSRGAIPKTLEAPAERPKKIPSSRTYFCIKSILKQHRRRYTLVTPEELQNLVGLEQNGDVASTSRGCNPQCCGAHWERIDVNSNTLESGMPRRGQQLFQGSLDSLSSGRLSEASSMHKRDSSRTLIFASPIQEICPSDPFGGRTLVPSENPPDYEDALDLPVLSRLKRSFTERETRTPGAGVRKHHRTFSIEPEYLFSGNRGVERRCQGDGMPYDVVIPVQNSRVIMPSQYRRTVSEDGASGSSGCCREQEPESGGRLSRLTRSLTERTSSRRNGDRDFRRSLTDRIEFSRNRPGSRKVNINMETSL, encoded by the exons ATGAACCAGGAAGCTGAAGAG CAGCGGCCAATACCGCAGACGCTTTGCGGCGCCCTACAGAAAGAAGCAAACTGCAAGTGTCTGGTCTTGTCAGTTTTGATATACGGATGTTTAGCGGCTGTGACCTGGTGCAGATGCGCGAACGTTACGAAG GTTGTTATTGACTTTTTGAAGTACCCGATTACTAGTACAAAACACGTCTCGCCATGCGACGACGGCTACGTTTACATACCG GTGGCATTCATGGGCATGCTGTACCTCGTCTACTTGGTCGAGTGTTACCACTCGCCGATAAGGATCGACCTTTTGCACGCGAGGAGCCAGGACAGCATACTCACAAAATTAGCACAGCTCAAGATGGCCAAGGCGACGATATGGTGGAAGGCGATATCTTATCACTACGTCCGCAGGAAACGCCAGATAACGAGGTACAGGAACGGTGACAACTACACCACGACTCAG GTCTATTACGAGAGGGTGAACACCCACGCTGCAACCTCGTTTTACTTCTACGGTTACTGCGGCGTCAAGGACATCAGCAAGGAGTTACTCCTGGACCCGAAATTGCCGATAACGAAAATATCCCTTACGAAGGGGTTCGCCTTTTCGAACATGAGGTCAGCGACCGAATTCGAGGAGGCGAGGTCGAGATTCTTCGCTGAACAG GAGCACAGGGACGACTACATGGAGATGCGGGAGGGCTTGGATCTGGGCTACAACTTCAACCCAACCTCCCTTGTTGCTGTCCTCGGAAAACCCTGGTTCACAAACGCTTACGTCTACTGGAGTCTGAGCGCCCTTCTCCTCAGCTGGCCCTTAAGGATCATCATCGAGTGCAACACGCAGTACACCGATTACCAA ATCACAAAACTCTTCGGCGTCAACTACGACGCACCGACCGCAAACGGACAGCCGATTCACGCTTCGTCGAGCCAGCTCAGCGCTCCTGGTTCCTACATGCTGGTTCCGAGCTACAGCGAGGCTTTGCTGATGGAACCGGCACCGGTTCCGGTTCGTTCCGGAGTCAGCGAGGAGCCTGCAACAGACATGGTGCCCAGCTACTCGGAGGCGCTACTGTACGAGAGGGCGTACGACCTCCAGGGTGAAGTGAGGGTCGAGCAGTGCCCGGAGGCGGCTGGCGGTTCCTCGGGAGGAGGCTGCGAGTGTCCGTGTCACGGACAAGTTTGCGAGGCGGGGATTCCCGGCGGGAGCAACCGAAGCTCGATGGAGGTGCCGGAGGAGGCGCAGGACAACTGCTCGGTCGGTAATATCGGCAGACCCTGTTCGAGCTGCAGCGAGGAGCCGATGAGCGTCGGGCATCCGGATCCCGTGCCCAGGCTGATCGGCGGAGGGTCGAGTCGCGGCTCGGCCGAGGCGCTGAGCCAAGGTTCGGAATCGACAAGAACGGGCCCGCAGGAGAAGCCGCGGCATATCCCGAGGGAGAACTCGGAACCGAACCTAAGGACGAGCTCCGACCAGCTCTTCTGCGGTAGTGTTCCGGTCTTTGGTCGCGGGGCGGCGCGGCTCAGCCTGGAGAACATCCTCGAGCACGATGAGACCGTTGAGTCGGACTTCGGCACACGGGCTGAGGCCCTGATCCTTGAGGAGGATGACGATTTCGACCCGAGACGTATCGCCGGTACGAGTCGCGGCGCGATTCCGAAAACCCTCGAAGCCCCCGCTGAGCGCCCGAAAAAGATACCCAGCTCCAGGACCTACTTCTGCATCAAGTCCATCCTCAAGCAGCACCGCCGGCGATACACTCTCGTCACACCCGAGGAACTCCAGAACCTCGTTGGCCTCGAGCAGAACGGCGATGTCGCATCTACCAGCCGCGGATGCAACCCTCAATGCTGCGGTGCTCATTGGGAGAGGATCGACGTCAACTCCAACACCCTGGAGAGTGGCATGCCGCGCAGGGGGCAGCAGCTATTTCAGGGCAGCCTCGACAGCCTCAGTTCAGGACGCCTCAGCGAGGCCTCATCTATGCACAAACGGGACAGCTCGCGTACCCTCATTTTCGCCAGTCCCATTCAGGAGATATGCCCCAGCGATCCGTTCGGCGGAAGGACCTTAGTGCCCAGCGAAAATCCACCGGACTACGAGGATGCCCTGGATCTTCCTGTTCtctccagactcaagcg GTCCTTCACGGAGCGTGAGACGCGAACCCCGGGGGCCGGAGTCCGGAAACACCATCGTACGTTCAGCATAGAGCCGGAGTACTTATTCTCGGGGAACCGGGGAGTCGAGAGGCGCTGTCAGGGTGACGGAATGCCCTACGACGTAGTAATCCCGGTACAGAATAGCAGAGTTATAATGCCGAGTCAGTATCGGCGGACAGTTTCGGAGGACGGAGCTTCCGGTTCGAGCGGTTGCTGCCGGGAGCAGGAGCCGGAATCCGGGGGCCGTCTTTCGAGGCTGACGCGTTCCCTGACGGAGAGAACGTCGTCGAGGAGAAACGGGGATCGTGACTTCCGGAGGAGCCTGACGGACAGGATCGAGTTTTCGAGGAATCGTCCAGGGAGCAGGAAGGTCAATATAAACATGGAAACCTCTTTATAA
- the crim gene encoding UPAR/Ly6 domain-containing protein crim isoform X1, whose protein sequence is MFNAEQLVRRIRQYGAINHVQCATSRRDLEYIKAVRLFSRVTRFKGTIRKRLPWTNFRDQYSAGNALYCYRCNSNSPGCGTPLNWLWYWGETCPEYDDKCVKIIERKGADTILTRECLSSVRGFRTDIPADKYEGCRPAAKDVRLGHYVNNSITQLDIHRDYYDEVTWCFCYFDHRCNGAAGLTISVSLLALIYFARGLI, encoded by the exons ATGTTCAACGCAGAGCAGTTGGTTCGTAGAATTCGACAATACGGTGCAATAAATCATGTTCAGTGTGCAACGAGTCGACGCGATTTGGAATATATCAAAGCTGTGCGGTTGTTTTCAAGAGTCACGAGGTTCAAAGGAACAATTCGAAAACGGTTACCCTGGACAAATTTTCGTGACCAGTACTCGGCAG GAAACGCGTTGTACTGCTACAGGTGCAACAGCAACAGCCCAGGATGCGGAACACCTTTGAACTGGCTTTGGTACTGGGGGGAAACCTGCCCCGAGTACGACGACAAGTGTGTGAAGATCATCGAGAGGAAAGGAG CCGACACGATTCTGACCAGGGAATGTCTGAGTTCGGTACGCGGATTCAGGACCGACATACCCGCCGACAAGTACGAGGGCTGTAGGCCAGCTGCGAAGGATGTCAGACTCGGACATTACGTTAATAACTCCATTACTCAGCTGGATATACACAGGGATTATTACGACGAGGTGACGTGGTGTTTCTGCTACTTTGATCACAGATGCAACGGAGCTGCCGGTCTCACAATCTCTGTCAGTTTACTGGCCCTGATTTATTTCGCGAGAGGCTTGATATAA
- the LOC124222071 gene encoding transmembrane protein 151B isoform X2 encodes MNQEAEEQRPIPQTLCGALQKEANCKCLVLSVLIYGCLAAVTWCRCANVTKVAFMGMLYLVYLVECYHSPIRIDLLHARSQDSILTKLAQLKMAKATIWWKAISYHYVRRKRQITRYRNGDNYTTTQVYYERVNTHAATSFYFYGYCGVKDISKELLLDPKLPITKISLTKGFAFSNMRSATEFEEARSRFFAEQEHRDDYMEMREGLDLGYNFNPTSLVAVLGKPWFTNAYVYWSLSALLLSWPLRIIIECNTQYTDYQITKLFGVNYDAPTANGQPIHASSSQLSAPGSYMLVPSYSEALLMEPAPVPVRSGVSEEPATDMVPSYSEALLYERAYDLQGEVRVEQCPEAAGGSSGGGCECPCHGQVCEAGIPGGSNRSSMEVPEEAQDNCSVGNIGRPCSSCSEEPMSVGHPDPVPRLIGGGSSRGSAEALSQGSESTRTGPQEKPRHIPRENSEPNLRTSSDQLFCGSVPVFGRGAARLSLENILEHDETVESDFGTRAEALILEEDDDFDPRRIAGTSRGAIPKTLEAPAERPKKIPSSRTYFCIKSILKQHRRRYTLVTPEELQNLVGLEQNGDVASTSRGCNPQCCGAHWERIDVNSNTLESGMPRRGQQLFQGSLDSLSSGRLSEASSMHKRDSSRTLIFASPIQEICPSDPFGGRTLVPSENPPDYEDALDLPVLSRLKRSFTERETRTPGAGVRKHHRTFSIEPEYLFSGNRGVERRCQGDGMPYDVVIPVQNSRVIMPSQYRRTVSEDGASGSSGCCREQEPESGGRLSRLTRSLTERTSSRRNGDRDFRRSLTDRIEFSRNRPGSRKVNINMETSL; translated from the exons ATGAACCAGGAAGCTGAAGAG CAGCGGCCAATACCGCAGACGCTTTGCGGCGCCCTACAGAAAGAAGCAAACTGCAAGTGTCTGGTCTTGTCAGTTTTGATATACGGATGTTTAGCGGCTGTGACCTGGTGCAGATGCGCGAACGTTACGAAG GTGGCATTCATGGGCATGCTGTACCTCGTCTACTTGGTCGAGTGTTACCACTCGCCGATAAGGATCGACCTTTTGCACGCGAGGAGCCAGGACAGCATACTCACAAAATTAGCACAGCTCAAGATGGCCAAGGCGACGATATGGTGGAAGGCGATATCTTATCACTACGTCCGCAGGAAACGCCAGATAACGAGGTACAGGAACGGTGACAACTACACCACGACTCAG GTCTATTACGAGAGGGTGAACACCCACGCTGCAACCTCGTTTTACTTCTACGGTTACTGCGGCGTCAAGGACATCAGCAAGGAGTTACTCCTGGACCCGAAATTGCCGATAACGAAAATATCCCTTACGAAGGGGTTCGCCTTTTCGAACATGAGGTCAGCGACCGAATTCGAGGAGGCGAGGTCGAGATTCTTCGCTGAACAG GAGCACAGGGACGACTACATGGAGATGCGGGAGGGCTTGGATCTGGGCTACAACTTCAACCCAACCTCCCTTGTTGCTGTCCTCGGAAAACCCTGGTTCACAAACGCTTACGTCTACTGGAGTCTGAGCGCCCTTCTCCTCAGCTGGCCCTTAAGGATCATCATCGAGTGCAACACGCAGTACACCGATTACCAA ATCACAAAACTCTTCGGCGTCAACTACGACGCACCGACCGCAAACGGACAGCCGATTCACGCTTCGTCGAGCCAGCTCAGCGCTCCTGGTTCCTACATGCTGGTTCCGAGCTACAGCGAGGCTTTGCTGATGGAACCGGCACCGGTTCCGGTTCGTTCCGGAGTCAGCGAGGAGCCTGCAACAGACATGGTGCCCAGCTACTCGGAGGCGCTACTGTACGAGAGGGCGTACGACCTCCAGGGTGAAGTGAGGGTCGAGCAGTGCCCGGAGGCGGCTGGCGGTTCCTCGGGAGGAGGCTGCGAGTGTCCGTGTCACGGACAAGTTTGCGAGGCGGGGATTCCCGGCGGGAGCAACCGAAGCTCGATGGAGGTGCCGGAGGAGGCGCAGGACAACTGCTCGGTCGGTAATATCGGCAGACCCTGTTCGAGCTGCAGCGAGGAGCCGATGAGCGTCGGGCATCCGGATCCCGTGCCCAGGCTGATCGGCGGAGGGTCGAGTCGCGGCTCGGCCGAGGCGCTGAGCCAAGGTTCGGAATCGACAAGAACGGGCCCGCAGGAGAAGCCGCGGCATATCCCGAGGGAGAACTCGGAACCGAACCTAAGGACGAGCTCCGACCAGCTCTTCTGCGGTAGTGTTCCGGTCTTTGGTCGCGGGGCGGCGCGGCTCAGCCTGGAGAACATCCTCGAGCACGATGAGACCGTTGAGTCGGACTTCGGCACACGGGCTGAGGCCCTGATCCTTGAGGAGGATGACGATTTCGACCCGAGACGTATCGCCGGTACGAGTCGCGGCGCGATTCCGAAAACCCTCGAAGCCCCCGCTGAGCGCCCGAAAAAGATACCCAGCTCCAGGACCTACTTCTGCATCAAGTCCATCCTCAAGCAGCACCGCCGGCGATACACTCTCGTCACACCCGAGGAACTCCAGAACCTCGTTGGCCTCGAGCAGAACGGCGATGTCGCATCTACCAGCCGCGGATGCAACCCTCAATGCTGCGGTGCTCATTGGGAGAGGATCGACGTCAACTCCAACACCCTGGAGAGTGGCATGCCGCGCAGGGGGCAGCAGCTATTTCAGGGCAGCCTCGACAGCCTCAGTTCAGGACGCCTCAGCGAGGCCTCATCTATGCACAAACGGGACAGCTCGCGTACCCTCATTTTCGCCAGTCCCATTCAGGAGATATGCCCCAGCGATCCGTTCGGCGGAAGGACCTTAGTGCCCAGCGAAAATCCACCGGACTACGAGGATGCCCTGGATCTTCCTGTTCtctccagactcaagcg GTCCTTCACGGAGCGTGAGACGCGAACCCCGGGGGCCGGAGTCCGGAAACACCATCGTACGTTCAGCATAGAGCCGGAGTACTTATTCTCGGGGAACCGGGGAGTCGAGAGGCGCTGTCAGGGTGACGGAATGCCCTACGACGTAGTAATCCCGGTACAGAATAGCAGAGTTATAATGCCGAGTCAGTATCGGCGGACAGTTTCGGAGGACGGAGCTTCCGGTTCGAGCGGTTGCTGCCGGGAGCAGGAGCCGGAATCCGGGGGCCGTCTTTCGAGGCTGACGCGTTCCCTGACGGAGAGAACGTCGTCGAGGAGAAACGGGGATCGTGACTTCCGGAGGAGCCTGACGGACAGGATCGAGTTTTCGAGGAATCGTCCAGGGAGCAGGAAGGTCAATATAAACATGGAAACCTCTTTATAA
- the crim gene encoding UPAR/Ly6 domain-containing protein crim isoform X2, with protein sequence MSNRNVITLAVLALIAVEGNALYCYRCNSNSPGCGTPLNWLWYWGETCPEYDDKCVKIIERKGADTILTRECLSSVRGFRTDIPADKYEGCRPAAKDVRLGHYVNNSITQLDIHRDYYDEVTWCFCYFDHRCNGAAGLTISVSLLALIYFARGLI encoded by the exons ATGAGTAACCGTAACGTGATTACTCTTGCCGTCCTGGCGCTGATCGCGGTTGAAG GAAACGCGTTGTACTGCTACAGGTGCAACAGCAACAGCCCAGGATGCGGAACACCTTTGAACTGGCTTTGGTACTGGGGGGAAACCTGCCCCGAGTACGACGACAAGTGTGTGAAGATCATCGAGAGGAAAGGAG CCGACACGATTCTGACCAGGGAATGTCTGAGTTCGGTACGCGGATTCAGGACCGACATACCCGCCGACAAGTACGAGGGCTGTAGGCCAGCTGCGAAGGATGTCAGACTCGGACATTACGTTAATAACTCCATTACTCAGCTGGATATACACAGGGATTATTACGACGAGGTGACGTGGTGTTTCTGCTACTTTGATCACAGATGCAACGGAGCTGCCGGTCTCACAATCTCTGTCAGTTTACTGGCCCTGATTTATTTCGCGAGAGGCTTGATATAA